The stretch of DNA GTCATCCTCGGCACCGCGGCGACCGCATGGAGCCGCGACCCCTTCAACAAACTGATCTGCCTCGGCGTCCTGATCGGCGGGGTCTTCCCGTTCATCGTCGCCGGCGGCTATCTCGACGTCGCCGTCGCCGTCGCTCTTATCGCTCCTCTGACCACGATATTTGTGCTTGCAATCACCGGGAGGAACGGCGATGGAGTCTGAACTCATCCTCGGACTTCTGGTGCTGATCATCGGAGCGCTCGCCGCGGCGTTCCCGCGGCCAAAGACCTATCTCTCCCGGATCATCAGCCTGGAGATCCCGGCCTGGGGGCTTCTGCTCATCATGCTCGCCTACAACGAGACGCTCGCCCTGCTTACCTTTATTGCCGTCACCGCCATCTCCACCTTTGTCATGGTGCGGGTGGTCGAGAGGAGGATGGTCCCATGATCATCAGCAGGATCTCCCGGATCCTTGCCGGCTACGAGAACCTCTCCCTCCTCTATGCGGTGCTCGTCCTCGCCGGCCTCGTCATCGGGATCTTCTCCATCCCGGGCATCGTCTATCACGGCGACAACCTCTACCCCAAGACCCTCGACCCGTCGAGCGCCCTCGACCCCTACGACCGCGGCGGCGAACCCTTCGGGAACACGAGCGTGGCGGCGCAGTACCCGGAGAACTCGCCCTATCTCGGCTACGTGACGGCGTACCTCACGCCCTTCTCGCAGTTCCTCGCCGAGACCACGTCCCACCTGGGCACGACGATCGTCGCCCATCCCGGCGGGATCATCGACGAGATCCTCTACAACACGCGGGGGCTCGATACCGTCGTCGAGACGAGCATCCTCTTTGTAGCATTTGCGATCGCCTCGTTCCTCTTCAGGAGGCGTGAAGGATGAGCCCGTACGGGACGGTCCTCGCCGTCGTCCTGGTCGCCATGGCGATCGCCTTCGTGGCCCTGGTGCGCGAACGCGACGACCTTCACCGCCTTCTCCTCACCGATCTCGCCGAGATCGTCGCCCTGGCGATCATCGCCCTCGTCGCCACCGACCTTGCCGAGGCGCTCATCCTTCCCGGCCTGGTCGTCGGGATCTCCGAACTGATGGCGCTTTCAGAGGTCTACCTGGTGAAAGAAGGACTCAGGTCGGTGCCCGAACGCCTGATGCATATCGAGGTCATGGACAGCGCCCCGGCGATCCTGGCGGGCGTCCTCGTCGTCTACGGCATCGTGCTCTCGGGCTTCTCCGGGGGCGCCGTGGCAGGGTGCGGCCTCCTCTTCTGGTTCTTCTGCAAGGGCCACGACGAGGCCTTCGAGATCATCGAGACCGCCTCGGGCTATGCCTGGGCGCTCTGGATCGTCGCCTTCTTCGTCTTCATGATCGCTCCTGCCTACTGGCTCTTTGCGGTGATGCTCGCCGGCGGGGCGATCCTCCTGAAGGTGATGGCGAAGATGGCCCTGGTCGGGACCATGCGAGGTGGTCGCGATGTTTGATCTCCCGATCGAAGGGGCGCAGGTGATGGCCCTTGCATTCGGCGACATCGTAAATTACTTCAGTGTCTATACAGGCACGCTCTTTGTCTTTGCCCTGCTCTTCACAGTGCTCGCGATCGTCAGCCTCCCTGAACGGCCGATGGACATCGTCTTTGGCGGCGACGCCTATTACACCAAGGAGATCCCGCTCGACCTCCTCCGGTTCCAGCGGTTCATGGCGATCGCCTGCGGGCTCGCCACCCTCGGGGCGGTGGTCTCCGGCGACATCTTCAACTTCACCCTCTTTGGCTCGATGATCGGGATCACGAACATCGGGATCGTCGCCGCGGTGAAGAACAGGCACGTCCTGGAGGCCGCCTACCAGTACGGGATCGTGGCGATGGTCGCCACCGTCCCGCTCTTCGGCGGTGCGGCGATCGTCCTCGCATCGGCCGGCACCCTCTCCATCTGGGCGCTCGCCGGTGTAGCGGCGGTCCCCCTCATCGCCAAGATCTTCCTGGTCCTCGGGGTGATGGGCGAGGGAATGGCGCCGTTCTATATCGGAAAAGCCGAGATCACCCGTGCGCCGGGCGCGCCCTACGTGCTGATGATCCATGTGAGTTCTCTCCTCCTCTTCCTCCGTGTGGTGGAGATCGTCCTGACGGTGTGATGACAATGAAAAAACAGACAGCAGGTGCGGTGACGGTGGCGGCGGGCGTGGTCTGCGTCGCCGCCTCGGCGGCGTGGCGGCTCGGCCTCCTGGAGACATGGCTCGCGATCGTGCTGAACGTCGTCGCCTTTCCGTTCTTCCTTGTCGCCCTCGGACTGTGGTGGAATGCAGCAGAAAAAGAGGGGGACACCCCGTTCATAGGGTACTGACATGATCGAATATCTCATCGTTGCAGTTTTTGCCGGCCTTCTCCTCCACGGTATCCACCGGAAGGCGATCGCACGGATACAGGGCCGGCCCGGCCCGCCCGTCTGGCAGGAGATCCTCCATGTCCTGAAGTTCTCCTTCAAGGAGACCTGGATCCCGTGGACGGCGAGCCGGACCCTCTTCGTCGCCGTCGTGTTCATCGCCATCGGGATCTGGAGCACCGCCCTTGTGGTGCTCCTCACCGGGCAGAGCCTGCTCCTTCTCTTCGGCGTCTATATGCTCCACAAGATCGTGGAGCACGGTCTCGGCCTCTCCTCGGGCTCGCCGTACGGGAAGTTCGGCGCCATCAGGTCGGTGATGTCGGCGGCCTCCGAGATCCCGCTCTTCGCCACGATCGCCGCCGTCTATCTGGTCACCAACTCCCTGATGATCTCCGACATCCTCGCATGGCAGGTGGCGAACGGGCCCCTTCTGCTCGCCGTCCCGCCGGCGGCGGCAGCGCTCTACATCGTGGTCCTTGCAAAGATGCACTACAGCCCCTTCGCCGTCATCGAGAGCAAGGAGATCGTGAGCGGGAACATGACCGAGCACTTCGGCGTCTGGCGGGCCGGTCTCGACGTCGCCTTCGGGCTCAAGACCTTCGTCCTCCTCTACGCCTTCATCCTGCTCTTCATCGGGCCGATCTCCCTCCTTGCGACGGCGGTGGTGATGCTCCTCCTCCTCCTCTCCCTCTCCTTTATCTGCGCCGTCACGCCGATGCTCTCCCCCTTCGACACCGTCACCATCCAGATCGGGGCGGCCGGCCTGATCGTCGCCTATGTCCTCCTGATGGGGGTGTTCCTGTGAGCATGATACGCACTGCAATCGCCGGCGGCGCAGCCGTTTACGGCGCCATCATGGTCGTGCAGGCGCTGCAGCGCCCGTCCGCGGCTGCGGGAGCGATCGCGGCGGCCCTCCTCCTTGCGGCCGCAGGGATCCTCCTCTGGTCCGGTGATGAGCACCGGCTCAAGAGGGTCGAGATGGCGCTCCTCTGGTGCTGTGCCGCCCTGTTTCTGGTCTATGGTCTCCTCGCCTCCGGGGGTGTGATATGAACGACGGCTATCTCTATGAAAAAGACCTGCGGCCCCTGAAATACAACATCCTCACCGGGTTACGCCAGGACAGGACCGTGCGGGAGATCGCGGCCCGCCTGGGTGTGCGCATCCAGAAACTCCGCCTCCACCTCATCGAGCGCCTGGACATGTCTGATATGGAAAACATGCCTGCCCGCTTCGAGGCCGGGATCGCCGCCATGACCGGCGACGACCCGGTCGCCGACGCCCTCGGGTGCGACCTCTTTGTCAGGTCCATCGGGGTCTTCACCCCCGACGAGATGGCGGCCGCATATGGCCGGGCCCGTACCCTCCTTGAGAAGGGGGCGCCGCTCGAAGAGGCAATATCAGAAGGAAAAGCAGTTCTGAAGGAGATAGTGGCACCATGACAGGTATGCTCCAGAAAATGAAAAA from Methanofollis liminatans DSM 4140 encodes:
- a CDS encoding DUF2108 domain-containing protein; translated protein: MIEFLQVVLAAIVILGTAATAWSRDPFNKLICLGVLIGGVFPFIVAGGYLDVAVAVALIAPLTTIFVLAITGRNGDGV
- a CDS encoding DUF2107 family protein, with amino-acid sequence MESELILGLLVLIIGALAAAFPRPKTYLSRIISLEIPAWGLLLIMLAYNETLALLTFIAVTAISTFVMVRVVERRMVP
- a CDS encoding DUF2106 family protein; this translates as MIISRISRILAGYENLSLLYAVLVLAGLVIGIFSIPGIVYHGDNLYPKTLDPSSALDPYDRGGEPFGNTSVAAQYPENSPYLGYVTAYLTPFSQFLAETTSHLGTTIVAHPGGIIDEILYNTRGLDTVVETSILFVAFAIASFLFRRREG
- a CDS encoding EhaG family protein, producing MSPYGTVLAVVLVAMAIAFVALVRERDDLHRLLLTDLAEIVALAIIALVATDLAEALILPGLVVGISELMALSEVYLVKEGLRSVPERLMHIEVMDSAPAILAGVLVVYGIVLSGFSGGAVAGCGLLFWFFCKGHDEAFEIIETASGYAWALWIVAFFVFMIAPAYWLFAVMLAGGAILLKVMAKMALVGTMRGGRDV
- a CDS encoding membrane protein, yielding MFDLPIEGAQVMALAFGDIVNYFSVYTGTLFVFALLFTVLAIVSLPERPMDIVFGGDAYYTKEIPLDLLRFQRFMAIACGLATLGAVVSGDIFNFTLFGSMIGITNIGIVAAVKNRHVLEAAYQYGIVAMVATVPLFGGAAIVLASAGTLSIWALAGVAAVPLIAKIFLVLGVMGEGMAPFYIGKAEITRAPGAPYVLMIHVSSLLLFLRVVEIVLTV
- a CDS encoding respiratory chain complex I subunit 1 family protein; this translates as MIEYLIVAVFAGLLLHGIHRKAIARIQGRPGPPVWQEILHVLKFSFKETWIPWTASRTLFVAVVFIAIGIWSTALVVLLTGQSLLLLFGVYMLHKIVEHGLGLSSGSPYGKFGAIRSVMSAASEIPLFATIAAVYLVTNSLMISDILAWQVANGPLLLAVPPAAAALYIVVLAKMHYSPFAVIESKEIVSGNMTEHFGVWRAGLDVAFGLKTFVLLYAFILLFIGPISLLATAVVMLLLLLSLSFICAVTPMLSPFDTVTIQIGAAGLIVAYVLLMGVFL